Proteins encoded within one genomic window of Homo sapiens chromosome 21, GRCh38.p14 Primary Assembly:
- the ICOSLG gene encoding ICOS ligand isoform X4, translated as MGLTTSCSWEPACSCLEDTDTQEKEVRAMVGSDVELSCACPEGSRFDLNDVYVYWQTSESKTVVTYHIPQNSSLENVDSRYRNRALMSPAGMLRGDFSLRLFNVTPQDEQKFHCLVLSQSLGFQEVLSVEVTLHVAANFSVPVVSAPHSPSQDELTFTCTSINGYPRPNVYWINKTDNSLLDQALQNDTVFLNMRGLYDVVSVLRIARTPSVNIGCCIENVLLQQNLTVGSQTGNDIGERDKITENPVSTGEKNAATWSILAVLCLLVVVAVAIGWVCRDRCLQHSYAGAWAVSPETELTGHV; from the exons ATGGGCTTAACTACCTCCTGCTCATGGGAACCAGCCTGTTCCTGTTTGGAAGATACAG ATACTCAGGAGAAGGAAGTCAGAGCGATGGTAGGCAGCGACGTGGAGCTCAGCTGCGCTTGCCCTGAAGGAAGCCGTTTTGATTTAAATGATGTTTACGTATATTGGCAAACCAGTGAGTCGAAAACCGTGGTGACCTACCACATCCCACAGAACAGCTCCTTGGAAAACGTGGACAGCCGCTACCGGAACCGAGCCCTGATGTCACCGGCCGGCATGCTGCGGGGCGACTTCTCCCTGCGCTTGTTCAACGTCACCCCCCAGGACGAGCAGAAGTTTCACTGCCTGGTGTTGAGCCAATCCCTGGGATTCCAGGAGGTTTTGAGCGTTGAGGTTACACTGCATGTGGCAG caaacttcagcGTGCCCGTCGTCAGCGCCCCCCACAGCCCCTCCCAGGATGAGCTCACCTTCACGTGTACATCCATAAACGGCTACCCCAGGCCCAACGTGTACTGGATCAATAAGACGGACAACAGCCTGCTGGACCAGGCTCTGCAGAATGACACCGTCTTCTTGAACATGCGGGGCTTGTATGACGTGGTCAGCGTGCTGAGGATCGCACGGACCCCCAGCGTGAACATTGGCTGCTGCATAGAGAACGTGCTTCTGCAGCAGAACCTGACTGTCGGCAGCCAGACAG GAAATGACATCGGAGAGAGAGACAAGATCACAGAGAATCCAGTCAGTACCGGCGAGAAAAACGCGGCCACGTGGAGCATCCTGGCTGTCCTGTGCCTGCTTGTGGTCGTGGCGGTGGCCATAGGCTGGGTGTGCAGGGACCGATGCCTCCAACACAGCTATGCAG GTGCCTGGGCTGTGAGTCCGGAGACAGAGCTCACTG GCCACGTTTGA
- the ICOSLG gene encoding ICOS ligand isoform b precursor (isoform b precursor is encoded by transcript variant 2), whose protein sequence is MRLGSPGLLFLLFSSLRADTQEKEVRAMVGSDVELSCACPEGSRFDLNDVYVYWQTSESKTVVTYHIPQNSSLENVDSRYRNRALMSPAGMLRGDFSLRLFNVTPQDEQKFHCLVLSQSLGFQEVLSVEVTLHVAANFSVPVVSAPHSPSQDELTFTCTSINGYPRPNVYWINKTDNSLLDQALQNDTVFLNMRGLYDVVSVLRIARTPSVNIGCCIENVLLQQNLTVGSQTGNDIGERDKITENPVSTGEKNAATWSILAVLCLLVVVAVAIGWVCRDRCLQHSYAGAWAVSPETELTESWNLLLLLS, encoded by the exons ATGCGGCTGGGCAG TCCTGGACTGCTCTTCCTGCTCTTCAGCAGCCTTCGAGCTG ATACTCAGGAGAAGGAAGTCAGAGCGATGGTAGGCAGCGACGTGGAGCTCAGCTGCGCTTGCCCTGAAGGAAGCCGTTTTGATTTAAATGATGTTTACGTATATTGGCAAACCAGTGAGTCGAAAACCGTGGTGACCTACCACATCCCACAGAACAGCTCCTTGGAAAACGTGGACAGCCGCTACCGGAACCGAGCCCTGATGTCACCGGCCGGCATGCTGCGGGGCGACTTCTCCCTGCGCTTGTTCAACGTCACCCCCCAGGACGAGCAGAAGTTTCACTGCCTGGTGTTGAGCCAATCCCTGGGATTCCAGGAGGTTTTGAGCGTTGAGGTTACACTGCATGTGGCAG caaacttcagcGTGCCCGTCGTCAGCGCCCCCCACAGCCCCTCCCAGGATGAGCTCACCTTCACGTGTACATCCATAAACGGCTACCCCAGGCCCAACGTGTACTGGATCAATAAGACGGACAACAGCCTGCTGGACCAGGCTCTGCAGAATGACACCGTCTTCTTGAACATGCGGGGCTTGTATGACGTGGTCAGCGTGCTGAGGATCGCACGGACCCCCAGCGTGAACATTGGCTGCTGCATAGAGAACGTGCTTCTGCAGCAGAACCTGACTGTCGGCAGCCAGACAG GAAATGACATCGGAGAGAGAGACAAGATCACAGAGAATCCAGTCAGTACCGGCGAGAAAAACGCGGCCACGTGGAGCATCCTGGCTGTCCTGTGCCTGCTTGTGGTCGTGGCGGTGGCCATAGGCTGGGTGTGCAGGGACCGATGCCTCCAACACAGCTATGCAG GTGCCTGGGCTGTGAGTCCGGAGACAGAGCTCACTG AATCCTGGAACCTGCTCCTTCTGCTCTCGTGA
- the ICOSLG gene encoding ICOS ligand isoform f precursor (isoform f precursor is encoded by transcript variant 6), which yields MRLGSPGLLFLLFSSLRADTQEKEVRAMVGSDVELSCACPEGSRFDLNDVYVYWQTSESKTVVTYHIPQNSSLENVDSRYRNRALMSPAGMLRGDFSLRLFNVTPQDEQKFHCLVLSQSLGFQEVLSVEVTLHVAANFSVPVVSAPHSPSQDELTFTCTSINGYPRPNVYWINKTDNSLLDQALQNDTVFLNMRGLYDVVSVLRIARTPSVNIGCCIENVLLQQNLTVGSQTGNDIGERDKITENPVSTGEKNAATWSILAVLCLLVVVAVAIGWVCRDRCLQHSYAGAWAVSPETELTVPGAT from the exons ATGCGGCTGGGCAG TCCTGGACTGCTCTTCCTGCTCTTCAGCAGCCTTCGAGCTG ATACTCAGGAGAAGGAAGTCAGAGCGATGGTAGGCAGCGACGTGGAGCTCAGCTGCGCTTGCCCTGAAGGAAGCCGTTTTGATTTAAATGATGTTTACGTATATTGGCAAACCAGTGAGTCGAAAACCGTGGTGACCTACCACATCCCACAGAACAGCTCCTTGGAAAACGTGGACAGCCGCTACCGGAACCGAGCCCTGATGTCACCGGCCGGCATGCTGCGGGGCGACTTCTCCCTGCGCTTGTTCAACGTCACCCCCCAGGACGAGCAGAAGTTTCACTGCCTGGTGTTGAGCCAATCCCTGGGATTCCAGGAGGTTTTGAGCGTTGAGGTTACACTGCATGTGGCAG caaacttcagcGTGCCCGTCGTCAGCGCCCCCCACAGCCCCTCCCAGGATGAGCTCACCTTCACGTGTACATCCATAAACGGCTACCCCAGGCCCAACGTGTACTGGATCAATAAGACGGACAACAGCCTGCTGGACCAGGCTCTGCAGAATGACACCGTCTTCTTGAACATGCGGGGCTTGTATGACGTGGTCAGCGTGCTGAGGATCGCACGGACCCCCAGCGTGAACATTGGCTGCTGCATAGAGAACGTGCTTCTGCAGCAGAACCTGACTGTCGGCAGCCAGACAG GAAATGACATCGGAGAGAGAGACAAGATCACAGAGAATCCAGTCAGTACCGGCGAGAAAAACGCGGCCACGTGGAGCATCCTGGCTGTCCTGTGCCTGCTTGTGGTCGTGGCGGTGGCCATAGGCTGGGTGTGCAGGGACCGATGCCTCCAACACAGCTATGCAG GTGCCTGGGCTGTGAGTCCGGAGACAGAGCTCACTG TTCCAGGAGCAACATAG
- the ICOSLG gene encoding ICOS ligand isoform X3, which translates to MVGSDVELSCACPEGSRFDLNDVYVYWQTSESKTVVTYHIPQNSSLENVDSRYRNRALMSPAGMLRGDFSLRLFNVTPQDEQKFHCLVLSQSLGFQEVLSVEVTLHVAANFSVPVVSAPHSPSQDELTFTCTSINGYPRPNVYWINKTDNSLLDQALQNDTVFLNMRGLYDVVSVLRIARTPSVNIGCCIENVLLQQNLTVGSQTGNDIGERDKITENPVSTGEKNAATWSILAVLCLLVVVAVAIGWVCRDRCLQHSYAGAWAVSPETELTVSRHGFEQTTDVLPFILKSSLGASCEPTAFPLPPAAPGPCAHLFIWMLAECTPCSPVWSSIS; encoded by the exons ATGGTAGGCAGCGACGTGGAGCTCAGCTGCGCTTGCCCTGAAGGAAGCCGTTTTGATTTAAATGATGTTTACGTATATTGGCAAACCAGTGAGTCGAAAACCGTGGTGACCTACCACATCCCACAGAACAGCTCCTTGGAAAACGTGGACAGCCGCTACCGGAACCGAGCCCTGATGTCACCGGCCGGCATGCTGCGGGGCGACTTCTCCCTGCGCTTGTTCAACGTCACCCCCCAGGACGAGCAGAAGTTTCACTGCCTGGTGTTGAGCCAATCCCTGGGATTCCAGGAGGTTTTGAGCGTTGAGGTTACACTGCATGTGGCAG caaacttcagcGTGCCCGTCGTCAGCGCCCCCCACAGCCCCTCCCAGGATGAGCTCACCTTCACGTGTACATCCATAAACGGCTACCCCAGGCCCAACGTGTACTGGATCAATAAGACGGACAACAGCCTGCTGGACCAGGCTCTGCAGAATGACACCGTCTTCTTGAACATGCGGGGCTTGTATGACGTGGTCAGCGTGCTGAGGATCGCACGGACCCCCAGCGTGAACATTGGCTGCTGCATAGAGAACGTGCTTCTGCAGCAGAACCTGACTGTCGGCAGCCAGACAG GAAATGACATCGGAGAGAGAGACAAGATCACAGAGAATCCAGTCAGTACCGGCGAGAAAAACGCGGCCACGTGGAGCATCCTGGCTGTCCTGTGCCTGCTTGTGGTCGTGGCGGTGGCCATAGGCTGGGTGTGCAGGGACCGATGCCTCCAACACAGCTATGCAG GTGCCTGGGCTGTGAGTCCGGAGACAGAGCTCACTG TCTCAAGACATGGCTTTGAGCAAACTACAGATGTGCTTCCTTTCATCTTGAAATCCAGCCTGGGAGCAAGCTGTGAGCCTACTGCCTTCCCTCTCCCACCTGCAGCTCCCGGGCCCTGTGCACATTTGTTTATCTGGATGCTTGCTGAGTGCACACCATGCTCACCTGTCTGGTCATCTATTTCCTAG
- the ICOSLG gene encoding ICOS ligand isoform a precursor (isoform a precursor is encoded by transcript variant 1), with the protein MRLGSPGLLFLLFSSLRADTQEKEVRAMVGSDVELSCACPEGSRFDLNDVYVYWQTSESKTVVTYHIPQNSSLENVDSRYRNRALMSPAGMLRGDFSLRLFNVTPQDEQKFHCLVLSQSLGFQEVLSVEVTLHVAANFSVPVVSAPHSPSQDELTFTCTSINGYPRPNVYWINKTDNSLLDQALQNDTVFLNMRGLYDVVSVLRIARTPSVNIGCCIENVLLQQNLTVGSQTGNDIGERDKITENPVSTGEKNAATWSILAVLCLLVVVAVAIGWVCRDRCLQHSYAGAWAVSPETELTGHV; encoded by the exons ATGCGGCTGGGCAG TCCTGGACTGCTCTTCCTGCTCTTCAGCAGCCTTCGAGCTG ATACTCAGGAGAAGGAAGTCAGAGCGATGGTAGGCAGCGACGTGGAGCTCAGCTGCGCTTGCCCTGAAGGAAGCCGTTTTGATTTAAATGATGTTTACGTATATTGGCAAACCAGTGAGTCGAAAACCGTGGTGACCTACCACATCCCACAGAACAGCTCCTTGGAAAACGTGGACAGCCGCTACCGGAACCGAGCCCTGATGTCACCGGCCGGCATGCTGCGGGGCGACTTCTCCCTGCGCTTGTTCAACGTCACCCCCCAGGACGAGCAGAAGTTTCACTGCCTGGTGTTGAGCCAATCCCTGGGATTCCAGGAGGTTTTGAGCGTTGAGGTTACACTGCATGTGGCAG caaacttcagcGTGCCCGTCGTCAGCGCCCCCCACAGCCCCTCCCAGGATGAGCTCACCTTCACGTGTACATCCATAAACGGCTACCCCAGGCCCAACGTGTACTGGATCAATAAGACGGACAACAGCCTGCTGGACCAGGCTCTGCAGAATGACACCGTCTTCTTGAACATGCGGGGCTTGTATGACGTGGTCAGCGTGCTGAGGATCGCACGGACCCCCAGCGTGAACATTGGCTGCTGCATAGAGAACGTGCTTCTGCAGCAGAACCTGACTGTCGGCAGCCAGACAG GAAATGACATCGGAGAGAGAGACAAGATCACAGAGAATCCAGTCAGTACCGGCGAGAAAAACGCGGCCACGTGGAGCATCCTGGCTGTCCTGTGCCTGCTTGTGGTCGTGGCGGTGGCCATAGGCTGGGTGTGCAGGGACCGATGCCTCCAACACAGCTATGCAG GTGCCTGGGCTGTGAGTCCGGAGACAGAGCTCACTG GCCACGTTTGA
- the ICOSLG gene encoding ICOS ligand isoform X5: protein MVGSDVELSCACPEGSRFDLNDVYVYWQTSESKTVVTYHIPQNSSLENVDSRYRNRALMSPAGMLRGDFSLRLFNVTPQDEQKFHCLVLSQSLGFQEVLSVEVTLHVAANFSVPVVSAPHSPSQDELTFTCTSINGYPRPNVYWINKTDNSLLDQALQNDTVFLNMRGLYDVVSVLRIARTPSVNIGCCIENVLLQQNLTVGSQTGNDIGERDKITENPVSTGEKNAATWSILAVLCLLVVVAVAIGWVCRDRCLQHSYAGAWAVSPETELTGHV from the exons ATGGTAGGCAGCGACGTGGAGCTCAGCTGCGCTTGCCCTGAAGGAAGCCGTTTTGATTTAAATGATGTTTACGTATATTGGCAAACCAGTGAGTCGAAAACCGTGGTGACCTACCACATCCCACAGAACAGCTCCTTGGAAAACGTGGACAGCCGCTACCGGAACCGAGCCCTGATGTCACCGGCCGGCATGCTGCGGGGCGACTTCTCCCTGCGCTTGTTCAACGTCACCCCCCAGGACGAGCAGAAGTTTCACTGCCTGGTGTTGAGCCAATCCCTGGGATTCCAGGAGGTTTTGAGCGTTGAGGTTACACTGCATGTGGCAG caaacttcagcGTGCCCGTCGTCAGCGCCCCCCACAGCCCCTCCCAGGATGAGCTCACCTTCACGTGTACATCCATAAACGGCTACCCCAGGCCCAACGTGTACTGGATCAATAAGACGGACAACAGCCTGCTGGACCAGGCTCTGCAGAATGACACCGTCTTCTTGAACATGCGGGGCTTGTATGACGTGGTCAGCGTGCTGAGGATCGCACGGACCCCCAGCGTGAACATTGGCTGCTGCATAGAGAACGTGCTTCTGCAGCAGAACCTGACTGTCGGCAGCCAGACAG GAAATGACATCGGAGAGAGAGACAAGATCACAGAGAATCCAGTCAGTACCGGCGAGAAAAACGCGGCCACGTGGAGCATCCTGGCTGTCCTGTGCCTGCTTGTGGTCGTGGCGGTGGCCATAGGCTGGGTGTGCAGGGACCGATGCCTCCAACACAGCTATGCAG GTGCCTGGGCTGTGAGTCCGGAGACAGAGCTCACTG GCCACGTTTGA
- the ICOSLG gene encoding ICOS ligand isoform X2, whose amino-acid sequence MGLTTSCSWEPACSCLEDTDTQEKEVRAMVGSDVELSCACPEGSRFDLNDVYVYWQTSESKTVVTYHIPQNSSLENVDSRYRNRALMSPAGMLRGDFSLRLFNVTPQDEQKFHCLVLSQSLGFQEVLSVEVTLHVAANFSVPVVSAPHSPSQDELTFTCTSINGYPRPNVYWINKTDNSLLDQALQNDTVFLNMRGLYDVVSVLRIARTPSVNIGCCIENVLLQQNLTVGSQTGNDIGERDKITENPVSTGEKNAATWSILAVLCLLVVVAVAIGWVCRDRCLQHSYAGAWAVSPETELTVSRHGFEQTTDVLPFILKSSLGASCEPTAFPLPPAAPGPCAHLFIWMLAECTPCSPVWSSIS is encoded by the exons ATGGGCTTAACTACCTCCTGCTCATGGGAACCAGCCTGTTCCTGTTTGGAAGATACAG ATACTCAGGAGAAGGAAGTCAGAGCGATGGTAGGCAGCGACGTGGAGCTCAGCTGCGCTTGCCCTGAAGGAAGCCGTTTTGATTTAAATGATGTTTACGTATATTGGCAAACCAGTGAGTCGAAAACCGTGGTGACCTACCACATCCCACAGAACAGCTCCTTGGAAAACGTGGACAGCCGCTACCGGAACCGAGCCCTGATGTCACCGGCCGGCATGCTGCGGGGCGACTTCTCCCTGCGCTTGTTCAACGTCACCCCCCAGGACGAGCAGAAGTTTCACTGCCTGGTGTTGAGCCAATCCCTGGGATTCCAGGAGGTTTTGAGCGTTGAGGTTACACTGCATGTGGCAG caaacttcagcGTGCCCGTCGTCAGCGCCCCCCACAGCCCCTCCCAGGATGAGCTCACCTTCACGTGTACATCCATAAACGGCTACCCCAGGCCCAACGTGTACTGGATCAATAAGACGGACAACAGCCTGCTGGACCAGGCTCTGCAGAATGACACCGTCTTCTTGAACATGCGGGGCTTGTATGACGTGGTCAGCGTGCTGAGGATCGCACGGACCCCCAGCGTGAACATTGGCTGCTGCATAGAGAACGTGCTTCTGCAGCAGAACCTGACTGTCGGCAGCCAGACAG GAAATGACATCGGAGAGAGAGACAAGATCACAGAGAATCCAGTCAGTACCGGCGAGAAAAACGCGGCCACGTGGAGCATCCTGGCTGTCCTGTGCCTGCTTGTGGTCGTGGCGGTGGCCATAGGCTGGGTGTGCAGGGACCGATGCCTCCAACACAGCTATGCAG GTGCCTGGGCTGTGAGTCCGGAGACAGAGCTCACTG TCTCAAGACATGGCTTTGAGCAAACTACAGATGTGCTTCCTTTCATCTTGAAATCCAGCCTGGGAGCAAGCTGTGAGCCTACTGCCTTCCCTCTCCCACCTGCAGCTCCCGGGCCCTGTGCACATTTGTTTATCTGGATGCTTGCTGAGTGCACACCATGCTCACCTGTCTGGTCATCTATTTCCTAG
- the ICOSLG gene encoding ICOS ligand isoform d (isoform d is encoded by transcript variant 4), with translation MSPAGMLRGDFSLRLFNVTPQDEQKFHCLVLSQSLGFQEVLSVEVTLHVAANFSVPVVSAPHSPSQDELTFTCTSINGYPRPNVYWINKTDNSLLDQALQNDTVFLNMRGLYDVVSVLRIARTPSVNIGCCIENVLLQQNLTVGSQTGNDIGERDKITENPVSTGEKNAATWSILAVLCLLVVVAVAIGWVCRDRCLQHSYAGAWAVSPETELTGHV, from the exons ATGTCACCGGCCGGCATGCTGCGGGGCGACTTCTCCCTGCGCTTGTTCAACGTCACCCCCCAGGACGAGCAGAAGTTTCACTGCCTGGTGTTGAGCCAATCCCTGGGATTCCAGGAGGTTTTGAGCGTTGAGGTTACACTGCATGTGGCAG caaacttcagcGTGCCCGTCGTCAGCGCCCCCCACAGCCCCTCCCAGGATGAGCTCACCTTCACGTGTACATCCATAAACGGCTACCCCAGGCCCAACGTGTACTGGATCAATAAGACGGACAACAGCCTGCTGGACCAGGCTCTGCAGAATGACACCGTCTTCTTGAACATGCGGGGCTTGTATGACGTGGTCAGCGTGCTGAGGATCGCACGGACCCCCAGCGTGAACATTGGCTGCTGCATAGAGAACGTGCTTCTGCAGCAGAACCTGACTGTCGGCAGCCAGACAG GAAATGACATCGGAGAGAGAGACAAGATCACAGAGAATCCAGTCAGTACCGGCGAGAAAAACGCGGCCACGTGGAGCATCCTGGCTGTCCTGTGCCTGCTTGTGGTCGTGGCGGTGGCCATAGGCTGGGTGTGCAGGGACCGATGCCTCCAACACAGCTATGCAG GTGCCTGGGCTGTGAGTCCGGAGACAGAGCTCACTG GCCACGTTTGA
- the ICOSLG gene encoding ICOS ligand isoform X1 — MRLGSPGLLFLLFSSLRADTQEKEVRAMVGSDVELSCACPEGSRFDLNDVYVYWQTSESKTVVTYHIPQNSSLENVDSRYRNRALMSPAGMLRGDFSLRLFNVTPQDEQKFHCLVLSQSLGFQEVLSVEVTLHVAANFSVPVVSAPHSPSQDELTFTCTSINGYPRPNVYWINKTDNSLLDQALQNDTVFLNMRGLYDVVSVLRIARTPSVNIGCCIENVLLQQNLTVGSQTGNDIGERDKITENPVSTGEKNAATWSILAVLCLLVVVAVAIGWVCRDRCLQHSYAGAWAVSPETELTVSRHGFEQTTDVLPFILKSSLGASCEPTAFPLPPAAPGPCAHLFIWMLAECTPCSPVWSSIS, encoded by the exons ATGCGGCTGGGCAG TCCTGGACTGCTCTTCCTGCTCTTCAGCAGCCTTCGAGCTG ATACTCAGGAGAAGGAAGTCAGAGCGATGGTAGGCAGCGACGTGGAGCTCAGCTGCGCTTGCCCTGAAGGAAGCCGTTTTGATTTAAATGATGTTTACGTATATTGGCAAACCAGTGAGTCGAAAACCGTGGTGACCTACCACATCCCACAGAACAGCTCCTTGGAAAACGTGGACAGCCGCTACCGGAACCGAGCCCTGATGTCACCGGCCGGCATGCTGCGGGGCGACTTCTCCCTGCGCTTGTTCAACGTCACCCCCCAGGACGAGCAGAAGTTTCACTGCCTGGTGTTGAGCCAATCCCTGGGATTCCAGGAGGTTTTGAGCGTTGAGGTTACACTGCATGTGGCAG caaacttcagcGTGCCCGTCGTCAGCGCCCCCCACAGCCCCTCCCAGGATGAGCTCACCTTCACGTGTACATCCATAAACGGCTACCCCAGGCCCAACGTGTACTGGATCAATAAGACGGACAACAGCCTGCTGGACCAGGCTCTGCAGAATGACACCGTCTTCTTGAACATGCGGGGCTTGTATGACGTGGTCAGCGTGCTGAGGATCGCACGGACCCCCAGCGTGAACATTGGCTGCTGCATAGAGAACGTGCTTCTGCAGCAGAACCTGACTGTCGGCAGCCAGACAG GAAATGACATCGGAGAGAGAGACAAGATCACAGAGAATCCAGTCAGTACCGGCGAGAAAAACGCGGCCACGTGGAGCATCCTGGCTGTCCTGTGCCTGCTTGTGGTCGTGGCGGTGGCCATAGGCTGGGTGTGCAGGGACCGATGCCTCCAACACAGCTATGCAG GTGCCTGGGCTGTGAGTCCGGAGACAGAGCTCACTG TCTCAAGACATGGCTTTGAGCAAACTACAGATGTGCTTCCTTTCATCTTGAAATCCAGCCTGGGAGCAAGCTGTGAGCCTACTGCCTTCCCTCTCCCACCTGCAGCTCCCGGGCCCTGTGCACATTTGTTTATCTGGATGCTTGCTGAGTGCACACCATGCTCACCTGTCTGGTCATCTATTTCCTAG
- the ICOSLG gene encoding ICOS ligand isoform c precursor (isoform c precursor is encoded by transcript variant 3) — MRLGSPGLLFLLFSSLRAANFSVPVVSAPHSPSQDELTFTCTSINGYPRPNVYWINKTDNSLLDQALQNDTVFLNMRGLYDVVSVLRIARTPSVNIGCCIENVLLQQNLTVGSQTGNDIGERDKITENPVSTGEKNAATWSILAVLCLLVVVAVAIGWVCRDRCLQHSYAGAWAVSPETELTGHV; from the exons ATGCGGCTGGGCAG TCCTGGACTGCTCTTCCTGCTCTTCAGCAGCCTTCGAGCTG caaacttcagcGTGCCCGTCGTCAGCGCCCCCCACAGCCCCTCCCAGGATGAGCTCACCTTCACGTGTACATCCATAAACGGCTACCCCAGGCCCAACGTGTACTGGATCAATAAGACGGACAACAGCCTGCTGGACCAGGCTCTGCAGAATGACACCGTCTTCTTGAACATGCGGGGCTTGTATGACGTGGTCAGCGTGCTGAGGATCGCACGGACCCCCAGCGTGAACATTGGCTGCTGCATAGAGAACGTGCTTCTGCAGCAGAACCTGACTGTCGGCAGCCAGACAG GAAATGACATCGGAGAGAGAGACAAGATCACAGAGAATCCAGTCAGTACCGGCGAGAAAAACGCGGCCACGTGGAGCATCCTGGCTGTCCTGTGCCTGCTTGTGGTCGTGGCGGTGGCCATAGGCTGGGTGTGCAGGGACCGATGCCTCCAACACAGCTATGCAG GTGCCTGGGCTGTGAGTCCGGAGACAGAGCTCACTG GCCACGTTTGA